The Saprospiraceae bacterium genome includes a window with the following:
- the cas2 gene encoding CRISPR-associated endonuclease Cas2: MLNRLNKYQIMWVFVHFDLPTETKKDRKNYSKFRKYLLDDGFTMFQFSMYARHCSSRENAEVHKKRVKINLPPMGQVIVFEITDAQFGRLEFFNGKKQKENNNTNQPRQLEFF; this comes from the coding sequence ATGTTAAACAGACTTAATAAATATCAGATTATGTGGGTATTTGTACACTTTGACCTGCCAACGGAAACTAAAAAAGACCGGAAAAACTACAGTAAATTTCGTAAATATCTGCTGGATGACGGTTTTACGATGTTTCAGTTCAGTATGTATGCCAGACATTGCAGTTCCAGAGAAAATGCAGAAGTGCATAAAAAAAGAGTGAAGATCAATCTGCCGCCAATGGGTCAGGTGATTGTGTTTGAGATCACAGATGCGCAATTTGGCCGTCTGGAATTTTTTAATGGCAAAAAGCAAAAAGAAAACAACAACACAAACCAACCCCGGCAACTGGAATTTTTCTGA
- the cas1 gene encoding type II CRISPR-associated endonuclease Cas1 gives MIKRTIYFGNPAYLSIRNKQLCIKKTGETENAEHTIPVEDIGVVVADHTQLTFTHSVITSLQENNAVIIWCGSNHMPVSMSLPITANDTYTEKLRYQMEASEPLKKQLWKQTVTAKIQNQATLLRHLGHKTLHIDKMVTRVNSGDPENYEAQAASIYWNFLLNEYNVTRGRFEGGPNVLFNYGYAILRAVIARNLVGSGCLPALGIHHSNKYNAYCLADDIMEPYRPIVDKLVLEYMAQKTDETEELTVKDKQHLLQIPAIDIRIENKLSPLMVGAQRTTASLVKCYQGSARKILYPEIIC, from the coding sequence GAAATCCTGCATATCTGTCGATCAGAAATAAACAGCTCTGTATCAAAAAAACCGGAGAAACTGAAAACGCAGAACACACTATCCCGGTAGAAGACATCGGTGTGGTGGTGGCAGATCATACACAATTGACTTTTACACATTCTGTCATCACCTCACTACAGGAAAATAATGCTGTCATCATCTGGTGTGGAAGTAATCACATGCCCGTATCCATGAGTCTGCCCATCACAGCCAATGATACCTATACAGAAAAACTACGCTATCAGATGGAAGCCAGTGAACCGCTCAAAAAACAGCTCTGGAAACAAACCGTGACTGCCAAAATACAAAATCAGGCTACTCTGCTCAGGCATTTGGGTCATAAAACACTTCATATTGACAAAATGGTAACAAGAGTCAACAGCGGTGACCCTGAAAATTATGAAGCCCAAGCCGCATCGATTTACTGGAATTTTTTACTGAATGAATACAATGTTACTCGTGGCAGATTTGAAGGTGGGCCCAATGTTTTGTTTAATTATGGCTATGCGATACTCAGAGCCGTTATAGCCAGAAATCTGGTCGGCAGTGGTTGCCTGCCTGCATTGGGCATACATCACAGCAATAAATACAATGCTTACTGCCTGGCAGATGATATCATGGAGCCATATCGGCCCATTGTGGACAAATTGGTGCTGGAATATATGGCACAAAAAACAGACGAAACGGAAGAGCTGACCGTAAAAGACAAACAACATTTACTGCAGATTCCGGCCATCGACATCCGTATAGAAAACAAATTGAGTCCTTTGATGGTGGGTGCCCAACGCACTACTGCCAGTCTGGTAAAATGTTATCAGGGTTCAGCCCGAAAAATTTTATATCCGGAAATCATATGTTAA